A window of the Cannabis sativa cultivar Pink pepper isolate KNU-18-1 chromosome X, ASM2916894v1, whole genome shotgun sequence genome harbors these coding sequences:
- the LOC115723609 gene encoding uncharacterized protein LOC115723609, protein MWIQRDLTLRARVSAKTEEKKLESLYLRWSEHHKKLCNFIRTKTEPPIYYLPKKPLEADANEAEQRKEQAFEEWKASRREELTQYQKEIGEQYLANVEKELERWQNARNRKANNDVLNLQETMDKELDTHRLEHGPKKRTIPSESNNEEEDDVEDMNGEDDMMDDVLDVDDNTRRGEETTRTRSLPITPAQMQIKLSSDSYYNLLNGLFLFCSCFILADYL, encoded by the exons ATGTGGATCCAGAG AGATCTGACTCTGCGGGCACGTGTTTCTGCCAAGACAGAAGAGAAGAAGTTGGAATCGCTGTATCTTCGGTGGAGTGAGCACCATAAAAAACTTTGCAATTTCATAAG gaCTAAGACTGAGCCTCCAATTTATTATTTGCCAAAGAAGCCACTGGAGGCTGATGCAAATGAAGCTGAGCAGCGGAAAGAACAG GCATTTGAAGAATGGAAGGCTTCTAGGAGAGAGGAACTGACCCAATACCAGAAAGAGATTGGGGAGCAATATCTTGCCAATGTTGAGAAAGAGTTGGAGAGGTGGCAAAATGCAAGGAATAGGAAAGCAAATAATGATGTGCTGAACTTGCAGGAAACAATGGACAAAGAATTGGACACCCATAGACTTGAGCATGGTCCCAAGAAAAGAACGATTCCGAGCGAAAGCAACAACGAAGAGGAAGATGACGTGGAGGACATGAATGGGGAGGATGACATGATGGATGATGTGCTAGATGTGGACGACAACACTCGAAGGGGTGAAGAAACAACTAGGACGAGATCTTTGCCGATAACGCCAGCCCAAATGCAGATAAAATTGAGTAGTGACAGTTATTACAATCTTCTTAATGGCctctttcttttttgttctTGTTTTATTTTGGCTGATTATTTGTAG
- the LOC115713596 gene encoding diaminopimelate decarboxylase 2, chloroplastic isoform X1 — translation MMKIDTKVRNPSHNTLTGISDLLSFLSMCLSLCIFLVSHSLTLFLSLHEHGLLRFGAEAFRSCTLGFEFLVSLNLEICDQYYESTICNYDGNEVQRKGLLYFRKELCRCIFNGNGKLLDDLVLAAQEGVFVNIDSEFDLDNIVAAARIARKKVNCPTLD, via the exons ATGATGAAGATTGATACAAAGGTGAGAAATCCAAGTCACAACACTTTGACTGGTATTTCAGATTTGCTCTCttttctttctatgtgtttatcTCTCTGTATTTTCTTGGTTTCTCACTCACTAacactttttctttctttgcatGAACATGGACTGCTGAGATTTGGAGCAGAAGCTTTCAGATCTTGTACTCTAGGGTTCGAGTTTCTGGTATCTCTCAACTTAGAGATCTG TGACCAATACTACGAATCTACGATTTGCAACTATGATGGGAATGAGGTACAAAGGAAGGGACTTTTGTATTTCAGGAAAGAGTTATGCAG ATGTATCTTTAATGGGAATGGCAAGTTGTTAGACGATTTGGTTTTAGCTGCACAAGAAGGTGTCTTTGTTAATATTGATAGTGAATTTGACTTAGACAATATAGTAGCTGCTGCAAGAATTGCTAGAAAGAAGGTTAATTGTCCTACTCTGGATTAA
- the LOC115713596 gene encoding uncharacterized protein LOC115713596 isoform X2 — MMKIDTKVRNPSHNTLTGISDLLSFLSMCLSLCIFLVSHSLTLFLSLHEHGLLRFGAEAFRSCTLGFEFLVSLNLEICDQYYESTICNYDGNEVSFFLMQSYEPPVPACAVNEVLSQISEEGSSPLPIILAPFIVSSFLVLLCVLEILLQLSLV, encoded by the exons ATGATGAAGATTGATACAAAGGTGAGAAATCCAAGTCACAACACTTTGACTGGTATTTCAGATTTGCTCTCttttctttctatgtgtttatcTCTCTGTATTTTCTTGGTTTCTCACTCACTAacactttttctttctttgcatGAACATGGACTGCTGAGATTTGGAGCAGAAGCTTTCAGATCTTGTACTCTAGGGTTCGAGTTTCTGGTATCTCTCAACTTAGAGATCTG TGACCAATACTACGAATCTACGATTTGCAACTATGATGGGAATGAG gtttccttttttcttatGCAAAGTTATGAACCTCCAGTACCGGCGTGTGCTGTTAATGAAGTTTTAAGTCAAATATCCGAGGAAGGATCATCTCCTTTGCCAATAATCTTGGCCCCATTTATTGTGTCATCATTTCTTGTTCTTTTATGTGTATTAGAAATTCTACTGCAACTCTCTTTAGTATAA
- the LOC115713596 gene encoding uncharacterized protein LOC115713596 isoform X4, whose product MMKIDTKVRNPSHNTLTGISDLLSFLSMCLSLCIFLVSHSLTLFLSLHEHGLLRFGAEAFRSCTLGFEFLVSLNLEICDQYYESTICNYDGNEVQRKGLLYFRKELCRFPFFLCKVMNLQYRRVLLMKF is encoded by the exons ATGATGAAGATTGATACAAAGGTGAGAAATCCAAGTCACAACACTTTGACTGGTATTTCAGATTTGCTCTCttttctttctatgtgtttatcTCTCTGTATTTTCTTGGTTTCTCACTCACTAacactttttctttctttgcatGAACATGGACTGCTGAGATTTGGAGCAGAAGCTTTCAGATCTTGTACTCTAGGGTTCGAGTTTCTGGTATCTCTCAACTTAGAGATCTG TGACCAATACTACGAATCTACGATTTGCAACTATGATGGGAATGAGGTACAAAGGAAGGGACTTTTGTATTTCAGGAAAGAGTTATGCAG gtttccttttttcttatGCAAAGTTATGAACCTCCAGTACCGGCGTGTGCTGTTAATGAAGTTTTAA
- the LOC115713596 gene encoding uncharacterized protein LOC115713596 isoform X3, producing MMKIDTKVRNPSHNTLTGISDLLSFLSMCLSLCIFLVSHSLTLFLSLHEHGLLRFGAEAFRSCTLGFEFLVSLNLEICDQYYESTICNYDGNEVQRKGLLYFRKELCRTLCSSAEPSNCKAQLCNKGKNN from the exons ATGATGAAGATTGATACAAAGGTGAGAAATCCAAGTCACAACACTTTGACTGGTATTTCAGATTTGCTCTCttttctttctatgtgtttatcTCTCTGTATTTTCTTGGTTTCTCACTCACTAacactttttctttctttgcatGAACATGGACTGCTGAGATTTGGAGCAGAAGCTTTCAGATCTTGTACTCTAGGGTTCGAGTTTCTGGTATCTCTCAACTTAGAGATCTG TGACCAATACTACGAATCTACGATTTGCAACTATGATGGGAATGAGGTACAAAGGAAGGGACTTTTGTATTTCAGGAAAGAGTTATGCAG GACATTATGTTCCTCAGCTGAGCCAAGCAATTGTAAAGCACAACTCTGCAACAAAGGAAAAAACAATTAA